The genomic stretch GAGCAGTATGTTGCCTTCCAATATGGCTTGTGACATTCTCATAATTGCCTTGTGTGCACGGGGGAAAACTGATTGTGCATTGTCTTTAATGGGTAAGATGCTCAGTTATGGATGCAAGCCTTTGCTTTCTACTTACAATTCCTTGATCAAATGTCTTTTCCAGGAGGGCTGGGTTGAGGGTGTGAAGTCCCTCGTAAGCCTCATGCAAGATCAGGGTGTATCTCCTAACCTAGCTACTTATTTGATTATGGTGAATGAATACTGCAAGTGTGAAGATTTGGTGTCCGCCTTTGAGCTCTTGAAGCAAATGGATGAGAGGGGACTGACTCCTAGCGTTGCTATTTATGACTCAATTATAGGTTTTTTGTGCAAAGAGAAAAGATTGGTGGAGGCTGAGACTGTCTTCATGAAAATGCTTGATGCTGGTGTGGTTCCAGATGAACCTGTCTTTTGCAAAATGATTAATGGCTACtccaagattggaagagcaattgATGCTTGTCACTGGTTTGATGGAATGATAATAGAGTTTGGCATTCAACCTAGTTCTCATTCTTATACTGCACTAATAAATggacttataaaaaaaaagatgactGAGAAGGGATGTCTATATCTTGATAAAATGTTAGGAGATGGTTTTGTGCCAGATACAGTGCTTTACACTGCTCTAATCAACCAGTTCTGCAGAAAAGGAGATGTTGGCTTTGCTCTTAGCTTATTCAATCTCATGAAAAGGAACAATATTAAACCTGATCTGGTCACATATATATCATTGATCTGTGGTATTTGCAGAAACAGCTCATTTAGGAGTAGAAGATACTGTGTTCTAGATAGAAGGTTCCAAATATCGAAGGATAGGCTGTACTGTTTGCTTAATCAGAAAACCCAATTGCCAAGAGATTCTTGCAATTCCTTTGACGATATAAATTATGTAGCATTACTAATACAAGAAATGAAAGCTATTGGACTAGTTCCCAATTTGTACCACCATAATGGCATCATAACAGGTCTTTGTCGGGCAGGTAGCATGCAAGATGCATATGAACACCTTGAGTTTATGCAGAAATATGGTGTGAGACCCAATCAGGTGACGTACACCATTTTAATTGATGGAAATATCAGAGCTGGTCGAATGGATCATGCTATAAAATTATTCAACATGATGAATGCAGATGGTTTGGTTCCAGATAAGGTCTCATATAACATGATGATTAAAGGTTTCTGTAGGGCAGGAAGAGTACTTGATGCTTTAGCACTATCTTTTTCAATGCGTAAGAGGGGCTTTGTACCAAGACATTTCTTTAATGGGAATCTAGTATACCATCTTTGTCTCAGTAGTTTGAGCAATTTTGCCTTCAAAGTGTTTGAGGAAATGTGTATCCATGGCTACGTACCTCCCTGTTTTACTTGTAACTTGTTGCTTTGTGTTCTATACGAAGAGGACAAACTGCATGAAGCTTATAAGGTGTTTGATGTGATGCGTAAAAGAGGGAGAAATATAGATGAAAGATTATGGAGACAGTTTGTTGAAACATGTTATAGGCGAGGGGAGTCTGACTTGGCTACCATGATTGAGGAAATTGCTCACGGAGATGAGTGCTAATTTATCATAGACGGTGCAGGACTTCCGCAAGGATTGGTGTAATGCATTTCCATTGGGGTAAATtatcattctttatttatgCAATTTACTCAGATTCTTTTCATGCACCTTAGTTATTCTTACTGATTTATGATTAATTAGACAGCAATGTATCAAGTATCGGTAACTAGAAAAATTATGTGGATATAGGAGACGTCTTGAAGGGATCAAAGAGATGCTGTATACACTTAAGATgtgcatggatccatgcaacAATAGTGTTTTAAGTATAACAAACCATAAACAGACAATAAATAGATAATATTATTAACAAAAACATATTTGTATGTGTTGAGGATTCAAACCCCTTTCATCAAATCGACAATGGAAAGCTTACTTAGTACAGgaacaataaaatattttatggacAACTTCGTAATTTCAgatcatttaaatatatatcaaaaccaaaatatcccTATTTATGCAATTTTTCTAATTTCCAAACAATACATAAAATTCAAAGGGGGTTTATCGTAAGTTACATAAAAAGAGGGGTTTAGATCTGAAATATTCTagtttccccctccccccttaatATTAATTTCATATAGGGTCTTTTCTGTAAAATAAGTTTAGTTTCTGAACCATTAGGAGAGGCCAGAATAAAATCAAGGAGGAATACGTACTGAATGTTGAAGGCAGGGACTTTTCcgaaattttaatttcagaatCAGGTTTGTTTGGTAAAGAAACTGTAATAAGAGGGATTCTTAGAAGAAATTATGTTCTTGTTTGTAGGAAACAGAATTtctatcttcttcaacatcacAGTAGTTAGGTTCAAACAAGGATaaaacaagaggaagaagaaaaattcaataACAGTGAAATAGACCCATGAATCCGACTATCTTTTGCACTCTTATGCACCAGTCTAGGTCATTTTCACCTCTTTTCCCATCCACCATCATGAAAACCACAAATCAGCAAAAGTCAAGcaaaaaatatgaggatttcgAAAATAAATTCTCTTGCAGGTTTAGGAGTTTGATCGACTCTTggggtaatttttatttttatttttatttttttcaccttGATTTCCTCATGCATCTGAGTCTTTTCTTGCTTTAGAAAGTGATTCTGAAGGGAAGAACTGAATCCACTACTTGGTTTTGCAGGGAATGCCAAAAACAGGGAGGTAGCTCATTACAACTGGGTTTGTATCGAAGTGTTCAACCTGTCGCGGATCTTCTCAACTTAGATGGGTCAATACAACTTGGAATTCATAAAGGTATGAGGCGTGAAAGGGAAATAGATTAGGTTGTGGAATGATATGACTCTTTATAGCTTGGCTGTGGCCCTCTGCATGGCTAGTGCCCTCCAAGCGGCAGCCCTCATGCCGGCAATGCTCCCTAGGCGGCTGGATAGATGAGAGAAGAGATGTTTGTTAGGGTTTCCACAAAGCCTAACTGGATTTTACTTGGTTGTCCTTGCTTGTGATGGATTTCCTTGCTTTGTTTTTAAGCACATTTGGACTTTTGTGATGTTTTGGGCTTGTGAGCCTTGAAGACCTTTAGGCCTTGGATGTAGTCCTTTGAGTTGTGGGCTTCTTAGCTCCTGTCTTTTAGCCCATGTGGGATTTTGTTACCCTTTTAGGGGTTTGTATCCCCTTTCAGGGTTGTAATCtccctcctctttttctttaatacatTTATTTAACCACACATGAGTGTCTGAGTACATAACCTTTGATCATACACGCctagtttttccttttctttttttgccttTGATGGACCAAATATGTAATAAATAGGTCTGTATGTTTATAATTTTATGGGTTTTCCTGAAGTGCATTTAGATTCAATCTCAATCTTTAATACCCAGTAAATATGTCTAACTGGTCACTGGACTCTAATTAGTCATTAGACCTTGAAATAAGTCCAAAGAAGAGAACGTTCACTTATGAAATCTTGTTTCAACAGTTGCAACTACTGGTATGACTAGCTACTTTAAAGTTCAATCCTGTTCAGTATCATATCCTGTTCTACAATCGGACTGAATTCCCTAGGTCACAATTCCTGTTGTATCCATATTGCAGACATCGCAGCTTGTGtgattttttaattattctCAAGATTATATAGGAAAGCTGAATTTGTTAAGCTCACCAAATGTGGCTGTCATTGCAGCTTTCTAGATTGCAAGAGCAGTTACAAGATGAGAGAGATCGTAGAGCTGAATTGGAGGTTTGTTTGAGCAGTCTTCTGGACAACTTTCTAGGTCATGTGGTATAAATTCCAAGGTTTGTACTCTCTCTTATTAGAAAACTTTGTTAGGTTTAGTTTACTGGAATTCGTTATAATTTAATCTCTCTcttgaattttcttggcttaatTGACTGGAATTCTTTCTAATCCACTCATTTTGCTTATGACCAATCTTGAAGACGAGGGGTGGAGCTGGTGGAGATTGCTCTTGCTGACACAGATGTTGCCTTGTTGAAGCAGAAAGTTGCAGAACTGCATCTTCAACTGAACCAGCAACGCCAGCGCCACTTTGGGTCCCTCTCTGATGCATGCGACGCTATCAACATGTCCAAAATCTTCATTCACAACATTAAGAAGCATTATTTCTTGTTATCTGTATTTTTTAATGGACTGATattttcaagttcaaacctGTTCAGTATCGTATGCTGTTCTACAATCAGACTGAATTCCGTAGGTCACAATTCCTGTTGAATCCATATTGCAGAATACTGCAGCTTATGTGATTTGTCTATTATTCTCAAGACTATATAGGGAAGCTGAATTCGTTAAGCTCACCATATTTGACTGTCATTTTGCAGGTCTCTAGATTGCATGAGCAGTTACAAGCTGAGAGAGATCTAAGAGCTGCATGGAGGTTTGTTTGAGCATGTCTTCTTGACAGCTTTGTTGCTCACGTGGTATGAATTCCAAGGTTTGTACTCTCTTATTAGAAAATTTTGTAGCTTTATTTTACTGGAATTCTTTATAATGTACGCATCTTTCTTATGACCAATTTTGAAGATGAGGGCGGAGCTGGAGGAGATTGCTCTTGCTGAAGCAGATGTTGCTAGGCTGAAGCAGAAAGTTGCCGAACTGCACCTTCAACTAAACCAGCAACGCCAGCATCACTTTGGGCCCCTCTCTGATGCATGCGACTGCTATCAACATGTCCAAAATCTTCATTCACAACAGTTCTTATTTCTTGTTATCTATATTTGTTAATGGACATATTTTGCGATCACTTTCTGTTATAGGATTTTGATCCCAATTGCATTTATGGAATTCCTGTTTTCATTTGTTATGAAATGTGCTTTCCATGACACTGGGATTGTAAGGGTATTACTTATTGACTGAAATAATTAGGTAACTATTTGTATAGTTTGGCTTGTTCTTTCCCCTTCTTTGTATGAATTAGTGTTCTCCTTTATCTTGTAGTTCACCATGTAAATtttgaattgagaaaaactagcTCAGATTGCATCTAATACTGCATTTGTTTTTTTCCCTCAACCTGCATTTGGGATAGTAAAGGGTGTACCCgttgcacgaggctcctgcatgTGAAATTGAGAGTTTAACCTTAACCTCGCATTTAAATGAATTTTTCCTTTAGGATCTGGAGTTCCAGTATTGAGATTTGGATGAAAATCTGAAATGCATGCTTGACCATTTGCCAACGTATTTGATAAACATGCTTGTTTTTGTATTCTAATCAGCATAGTGCAGAATGTGAGCATAATATTTTTCTCATGGAACTGCATGATATGCTTGTTTGTACCTGCTGACTTTTCtccctccccaccccaccccaaaaaaacaaaacacacacacacacacacgtttACCTTGCACATTTGATGCCTGCAGGAAGTTTCTTCAACAAGATTTTGGCATGAGCCTTGCTTTTTGTTAATCatgaaaggaaacaaaaacatGAGGCAAGTcactttaaaattattttcttacttGTGGCTCACTTGTATTTCTATTGCTTTTAAAAATTGGAAGATGCTGGACCTCCTTTCATCCCCCTAAAAAggaataaattatatatataaaaaaaaaaaaaaaaagggaactgGAAGACGCCTGTGTTTTACTTAGTGCACTTATCAATATGGTAAAATGAATTTGGGTTTCTTACTCACGGCCTGAGGGGCTTGTCTGGCTTTTGTGTATCTATGCAAACTTCAGATTTTTTTCGTTCCGCTATGTTTGATGGGTTTTGGTACCTGTGTTAGGTGCTTGTTAAGTGTCCTACCTGTGTGACAGTTAAATCTTAGAATAAAGGGTGTGAGGTGATAAGGATCTCCCATCTTGATTTGAAGACATCATGTATAGCCATTATATTTTCAACTGAGGAAGTTACTAATCTACATTCTTTCATTTCTTATATGCAGAAAATGAAATcgtttaatgggaagaaaaaagatTACACAATTGTGAAGCAGCGGCGACGACGTGACATAAAGAACCCCAGATGTAATAGTATACTGGAAGTTAAAATGTGCAAGGGTATGATGCGAAGTCCTTAGTTTTGTTCCTGTGCATACAATGTTTTTGTGCCCCATCtgaagaaatgaagataaaACAAATTAGGAAAAGATTTGAAGAATTCTATAAATCCCATTGTAATGTCCATGTGTCGTGTCTGAAACAGGTAGTTTGGTAGTCCAGGTATCAATGAGGTGGTGATTAAAGG from Macadamia integrifolia cultivar HAES 741 chromosome 14, SCU_Mint_v3, whole genome shotgun sequence encodes the following:
- the LOC122061617 gene encoding pentatricopeptide repeat-containing protein At5g62370-like; the encoded protein is MTPKRPRLYTLFSWNDNNRPRRSRRTLTTYPFHDESLSLNSSSMAEEHMTLCLSLAEKLNRRGLVSAAQGVLERIIKNSMSKQPVIDAIDFAVLRELQFNVQCYSLILQKFLCFGQPQLAAEFFIDKITSRGIVPTSSMLNSVIICYCRIGELGEAIIHFDQLIRMGYFPDKEASSLLLRELCIQGRLPEAFDLYVQMFRSGEHPFVWCYNLLIDGLCFKGNLDEALQVFYLMLQSGTRPTARLYKSLLYAFCKSGQVEKAEFLLREMILQGLRPDRLMYTSLIYDYCKKGDIEMARSLFRRMQGTGCEPDIYAYNTLIYGLVNLGDVDSAWMLYEQLKGNGLQPNVITYGILINGYCKDRNLDCAMTLFDHMRVAPNVHCYTCLISALCKEERFANAYKLFNRMLDSGITPDHVLLLSLTKSYSKSRELLLAFMILKTMAKNSCDIDIDLFSNSSTSGPSKDMEHNLELIFNGILTSSMLPSNMACDILIIALCARGKTDCALSLMGKMLSYGCKPLLSTYNSLIKCLFQEGWVEGVKSLVSLMQDQGVSPNLATYLIMVNEYCKCEDLVSAFELLKQMDERGLTPSVAIYDSIIGFLCKEKRLVEAETVFMKMLDAGVVPDEPVFCKMINGYSKIGRAIDACHWFDGMIIEFGIQPSSHSYTALINGLIKKKMTEKGCLYLDKMLGDGFVPDTVLYTALINQFCRKGDVGFALSLFNLMKRNNIKPDLVTYISLICGICRNSSFRSRRYCVLDRRFQISKDRLYCLLNQKTQLPRDSCNSFDDINYVALLIQEMKAIGLVPNLYHHNGIITGLCRAGSMQDAYEHLEFMQKYGVRPNQVTYTILIDGNIRAGRMDHAIKLFNMMNADGLVPDKVSYNMMIKGFCRAGRVLDALALSFSMRKRGFVPRHFFNGNLVYHLCLSSLSNFAFKVFEEMCIHGYVPPCFTCNLLLCVLYEEDKLHEAYKVFDVMRKRGRNIDERLWRQFVETCYRRGESDLATMIEEIAHGDEC